The Alosa alosa isolate M-15738 ecotype Scorff River chromosome 8, AALO_Geno_1.1, whole genome shotgun sequence genome contains the following window.
GAAGACGTTCAGAAGATTCACAGCTCCAGGGCCAGCGGTAGCTCACGTTCAACTGTTGATTGCTTTCAGCTGCAGGTCAggtcataatgctaaaagttgccgtcacggcggtcaatgttaagtcaatgggaatttattgctcttttatcgtaaatatctcaaaaagtataaagttcacaaatgtgaaaaatacattgGACAAATCTccgttacaagacctttgtaggagtgtttgaatgacgtcaaacggttcagtggttttagagCCTTTGAACGTCAAAGttggtcggaagaagaataataataataagaacagcgataatagtccattgcatttaTATGCAATGCAACTAATGAGTTAACAAATTACAAGAACTGCAAAAAAgcaaaagtgcaatgtgatatacacagtataggcaggtggtgcatagacaggacaagaaatatatagtgcagtgtagacagtattatacagttggtttgcagaaggtggtttagagtagtatagattaaatataaattagggatgcacaatatatcggcggccgatatattattagccgataagtgaaaaaatggaAATATTATTATCGGATCTGAACAAGtatggccgataatttgcgtcgatattttttaaagtcctaatttaggcctacgtaaggtccgtctggctacactgagctacttgagcttggttggctatacttttccctcaatataatgtcagcggtgtgaatgtatttcaccactctaacaaaatctgtggatatgcgttcatttgggaatctgtgcatctcaaaatcctctcgtgaatgatccgccatttaacctcaACAGAGcagagctcagccctatctagagccgtcttgtgctggtgtgtttgcactttaccgcgctggtcggggaaacaaataaacaaactcgttagtgggacgagtacataagtaggtcTAGTTCTAAGTtatgttttagtattatatttgcattactttagcttgggttttgtattattacctagaaatatgctaaccattcgtgcttcagttccagacaggtcatcataataagttattaaaaccttcggggctaacgcctttcatttctgctgcagcaggttgtgcgcaacagagtagacggacacaAGATACAGTGTCACGTCCCACTGTCTAGGGGTGTTGTGGGACATAGACAAAGAGACGGCCAAAAATGGAAGTATAattcaaaaacatttatttacaaaaataacaataagaAAAATATTGACGAACGAAAAACAAGGCTGCCCAGACGAAAGGCCTCAAAAGTAGGCCCAGGTAATCCCCAGCCTTTTCCTCAACTCTCACTCGGGGAACATGCAGGAGCAACAGCGACGGCCAAAAAAACAGAGCGCGTGGCTTGCGCAGCAGAGCGAAGCAGCGGAGCAAAGTAGTGTGGCGTAGTAGCGGCCAACCCCAGAATCCAAGAACGCCCCAAAACCAAGAGACCCTCCCGAATGACGTCAGCCAGCACCTTTTATAGTGCCGGCCCAGCAATTAAGCCCCCTGCTGGATAGTCTGAAATTAACAAAAcacaagacacagagagaaacaagcagacacaaaaataaacacacacagggacgtaacacccccaccaccaaaaATCAACATCTAATGTTGATCAAGATGAATGAATTGATGGAGGCAGACAGAAACTGACTCTCCAGTCATGTTTCATGGGGAGATGACAAATAACCTCGTGACAAAGGACATCAGTACGAGAGGAACCTCCTGGAAAAGAGACAGTTAACCTCTGTACATCCTTAGCACGTGAGAACAAATCCTCCACAGGAGAATAGGTAGAGATCACAGAAGCTACGGACACAGGACAATTGGCATTCGTAAATTCTCGGGAGACATAAGACTGCTTAAATGTATCTCCCTTCTCAGTAGTGGTAGTGCAACaccgtttatgagcgtttagtcctaaatgaaaacgattcaaactctctagccactcactcgcaattcactgacgtcaggttcacttaaaggagccacacatactgtagggctaggctactgttatgttgttgactgccgtactattgaggactattatgagttctgtccatcatttggtggtaggtaaaattactgcaataaaattatgcttattaaatgctttccccaaatcacttttcacaattttttttcaagagtaatattatcggttatcgtatcggtatcggccacaacaaaccaataaatatcagttatcattatcggccctaaaattccatatcggtgcatctctaatgtaaatatgtgcagtgtattaacagttaccttaagagcagaataaatatagCTATGTAATAtaaacaatgtatgaacaacatgtacagatatgtgctatgtagtagcagtaacattataatagtagtaagAATAGTATAGATAGACGCAGTGTATTTAcagaatataaaataaaaaaacagaataaatgcGGGTATTCAGTATGAAAAATAAAGACAGAGGTGTCTCACCTGTCCTGTTACCTGGGTTTCAGGGCTGTCACCTGTCCTGTTACCTGTGTTTCAGGACTATCCTGATACCTGTGTTTCAGGGCTGTCCTGTTACCTGTGTTTTAGGGCTGTCTCACCTGTCCTGTTACCTGTGTTTCAGGGCTGCCACCTGTCCTGTTACCTGTGTTTCAGGGCTGTCCTGTTACTTGTGTTTCAGGACTCTCCTGATACCTGTGTTTCAGGGCTGTCCTGTTACCTGTGTTTCAGAGCTGACTCACCTGTCCTGTTACCTGTGTTTCAGGGCTGTCGCCTGTCCTGTTACCTGTGTTTCAGGGCTGACTCACCTGTCCTGTTATCTGTGTTTCAGGGCTCTCTCACCTGTCCTGTTACCTGTGTTTCAGggctgagttacaaattctgaatctgcctcgataattattctactttgtcttttattactttttttactacttttgcctttgtttttgcttactaattattctttatttttaaatgattttaccttgtgttttatgttttctttttattatgatctttaccttttaactattctttgactatattgcccttctatgcttttatttgttattatcgtttggttttgtttatgtaaagcacattgaatgacctctgtgtatgaaatgtgctatataaataaacttgacttgacttgacttgacttgactcacCTGTCCTGTTACCTGTGTTTCAGGGCTCTCTCACCTGTCCTGTTACCTGTGTTTCAGGGCTGACTCACCGAGCTCGGAGGGAGCTGCATAAGGCTGCCAGGAGGTTCCTGGAGATCTCCTCAAAAGTCTTCTTGCGGCCACTAGATGGTGAGCACACCCTCAACACCCCCCCTCTACACCCTCTACACcctctaaccccccccccccacacacacactcaacaccctCTACACCCTCTACACCCTCCTCTAAACTCCAGTATGGTCCCCCCACCTCACCTCCAGCCCAGTCAGAGGTAAAACCGCCAGAACTTGTTGGAATGGCAGAACAGTGTGGAACTGCAGCTCATTTGTTGGAATTAATTTCCAGTATGGAGCTATTgaggtcagtgtgtgttcatcttcatcatcatcatcatctttatcACCAGTCCCTATAGTGCTCATCTTCATCACCAGTCCCTATAGtgatcatcttcatcatcatcaccagtcCCTATAGtgttcatcttcatcatcttcatcaccagTCCCTATAGtgctcatcttcatcttcatcaccaGTCCCTATAGtgttcatcttcatcatcttcatcaccagTCCCTATAGtgttcatcttcatcatcttcatcaccagTCCCTATAGtgctcatcttcatcttcatcaccaGTCCCTATAGtgctcatcttcatcatcatcaccagtcCCTATAGtgctcatcttcatcatcatcatcttcatcaccagTCCCTACAGtgctcatcttcatcttcatcaccaGTCCCTATAGtgctcatcttcatcatcatcaccagtcCCTATAGtgttcatcttcatcatcttcatcaccagTCCCTATAGtgctcatcttcatcatcatcatcttcatcaccagTCCCTACAGtgctcatcttcatcttcatcaccaGTCCCTATAGtgctcatcttcatcatcatcaccagtcCCTATAGtgttcatcttcatcatcttcatcaccagTCCCTATAAGTAATGATGAGTTAGGGTGAAGGCTAAGGAAATGGTCCGTGTAACTGAGTTCTTCACCTCTTCTGCCCCTTTGCAGCAAAGCGACTGAGGAGAGCAGGTTTGACATCATGAGCCAAACATTTAAGTAGCAGCCAAACGTTTTGGAGTAGCAGCTAAACATGTTGGAGTAGCAGTAGCAGCTAAACATGTTGGAGTAGCAGTAGCAGCTAAACATGTTGGAGTAGCAGCTAAACATGTTGGAGTAGCAGTAGCAGCTAAACATGTTGGAGTAGCAGTAGCAGCTAAACATGTTGGAGTAacaaccaggtgtgtgtgtttgagtttgtaaaCTTGAGCCATAAGGATGCGGAaactcatgagtgtgtgtgtgtgtgtgtgtgtgtttgtgtgtgtgtgtgtgttagaacaCCTGAGCCATAAGGATGCGGAaactcatgagtgtgtgtgtttgtgtgtgtgtgtgtgtgtgtgtgttagaacaCCTGAGCCATAAGGATGCGGAaactcatgagtgtgtgtgtctgtgtttgtgtgtgtgtgtgttagaacaCCTGAGCCATAAGGATGCGGACCCTCATGAGTGTGCGTTATGGGTCCTGCTGAAGAGGACACGGTCAGCCAGTCGAACAGAGAGACTCCAGGCCGTCCAAGACctggcacacaacacacactggcaaggtgagacacacacacacacagacacaaacacacacacacacacaaacacaaacacaaacacacaaagtcaGAGACctggcacacaacacacactggcaaggatagacacacacacacacacacacacacacacaaacacataaagtcCGAGACCTGGGGcccattgcacaaaactagaataagggattaagccaggatatcttggttatcctggcttaATTTATCCGTGATTTGGTTGCACAAAAGctggatagggggcagcaggatatgttatggtataagttaccatggcgatttattctgtggagctagcctgctccagaccaggctaagttccaggatctattaatctcatcccttatctcagtcagcagtcaccacaaacggaaaccagatagatagatagatactttattgatccccaagggaaaattcaagaccaatagttattccactgcccactacacattgttatcacatataactagacccactgtcattatttaaacatttGTGATCATTAACTTCAATCATTTTGGATAAATGATGATTTTTAGATGATGTTGCAATCATTAGATAATTTACGGTTTCCCATAGACTATAAGGCTATATAAAAAATGCCGCAATATTAGGGCCACAGAGGGATAAAaaaagctgaaaaaaacagcctggccagccttaaggtggtttgctggttgaccagcttgttaaccagcaAAACCACCCaatgatggttgacctgctagaccagcaaaactcttgcgaaaacatacctttagctggtttacccagcttatgatggtaattcagctggttttgcttttcGTACCAGAAGAAGCAATTAggccgctctagttgccatggtgaatcagtgaatctgtgatcggtggtgGGGTCTATTTGAAGGAGCTGTGAGCGTGGACTTATCCAGGAtcggtttcacctggcttgatgaatccgtgtttgctcatcctggcttggtctttgtgcaaccaattaagcctgtacgctcttgttttggattcattgagctcAGCTCAGTCACTTATCCTGGATGTCTTGATCCTACTTTTGTGCAACAGGCCTctggcacacaacacacactgacaaggtgagacacacacacacacacacacactcacttacacaagcacacacacacacacacacacctacacacacacacaaacacacacacaagcacacaaagtCCGAGACCTGGCATACAACACACACGGGCAAGGTGAAGAACCCATGCTCTGttatctgtgtgcgtgcgtgcgtgcgtgtgcgtgcgcgtgcgggTCTCAGAGTACCAGTACCAGACGGCAGCGCAGGCCTTGGATCAGCGCACGGTGGTGGGATTGGCCCGGACGCCTCACGTGGATCTGCGCTTCTTCCTCCCGCCTCCTCAACTCCCCCAGGTGGACGACGTGAGTcccagaacagtgtgtgtgtgtgtgtgtgtgcatgtgtgtgcgtgtgtgtgtgtgtgtttctgtgtatgcccatgtgcctgcttgtgtgtgtgtgtgtgtgtgcgcatttgtaataaaatatattcaatTTGTAACAAATTATAGAGGCAGGTACTGTTATTTCACATCAAAATCATCTAAATAGTGAGGATTCTCATGTTATCATGCACATCAGATCTAAATAGTGAGGGTTCTCTCATGTTAGCAGCTTGTATCCACATCAGATCTAAATAGTGAGGGTTCTCATGTTATCAGCTTGTATCCACATCAGATCTAAATAGTGAGGGTTCTCATGTTAGCAGCTTGTATCCACATCAGATCTAAATTGTGAGGGTTCTCATCACATCAGATCTAAATTGTGAGGGTTCTCGTGTGATAGTGAGGGTTCTCATCACATCAGATCTAAATTATGAGGGTTCTCATGTGATAGTGAGGGTTCTCATCACATCAGATCTAAATTGTGAGGGTTCTCATGTGATCATCCACATCAGATCTAAATAGTGAGGGTTCTCGTGTTAGCAGCTTGTATCCACATCAGATCTAAATAGTGAGGGTTCTCATGTTAGCAGCTTGTATCCACCTCAGATCTAAATTGTGAGGgttctagtgttaattttgtcacccatttttaatttagtcttgtgacgaaatgtcctttttagtctttgtcatatttagtcattcaaatatcatttttgttagtcaagttttagtcgactaaaagtctcgtcattttagtctagttttagtcaaaagaaaaccaaaggtatcttagtcttagtcagttttagtcaaaacattttctcttttttttttataacaaattatttctgattaccatttgagtcaaatagtgtttcacacatctcaattttcaaacaatattgtgtgtccacagggctactcgtctgttataattacacattcagattttttgtcagtcaatatgtttacatgcacaggtaagtcgagctacagttatggctcggctgggatttgaccatagacagtaaaagatttgactggaccactgtcatattcgtagaccagtgtttctcaaagtgtggtccagggatcactggtggtccataagctatcccaagtagtccttgagcaggcgtggtaaaatataatatagatgagttgtttgcaatattgaaccaacttgtatgtaaaaacagttctgcaacactgtctatgtaagatatgccagtttaaatcacacagtatgaatccacacaataagcaaagtgcaaagacaataagcaaggtggttcagtgagtaggcctattgtgtagactaattataggctattgttgaagtaggtctaatctttttttttttttagctagggttagttaagtggtgctgaaactgaaaaaagtttgagaaacattgtcataggccaaagtattaatgttttactccgcccgctagatggcgatatgcatcaaacacaacacattccccaaacagactctccatcttagccatagctaacttgctagcgaactttccacaTTAgtttacttgctagcaaactttgcatcatcagtctaactagttaaatagttgacattacatgatgaacattttcgtatggacattctgggggatgttaatttgtatgagagaagcttcaacttctgggtatgtagcattgtggcataaagcttaggtagttagcttgctaactctggcagaaattgcagtgttcttgttccatgtagtttcgtgttgcagccacagggttgcagcaacagcacgtagactagcctacaggaaagctgttgcgtataaactcattcggaatattttgaaaacacaaCAGTTAGATATTCTGTTTtatcattttgtagacgaaaatgaagagagattttatcttagtttttatttcatgcaaaacattttagtcttttttcgtcaacaataatgcatcttaagatagtcttagtcagtgtttcaggacattactgcagtctcatcatcgtctcgtcttagtcatgaaaaaaaaggtcgttgacgaacatatttcctctcgtcttgtCTGACGAAAGCAGCTTGTATCCACATCAGATCTAAATAGTGAGGGTTCTCATGTTAGCAGCTTGTATCCACATCAGATCTAATTTGTGAGGGTTCTCATGTTAGCAGCTTGTATCCACATCAGATCTAAATTGTGAGGGTTCTCATCACATCAGATCTAAATTGTGAGGGTTCTcatgtgatagtgtgtgtgtgtgtgtgtgtggcacctcCTGCAGGGCTTCTCGTTGGAGGACGGCCTGAGGCTCCTGCTGGCCTCCTTGCCCCAGTCggaggtggatgtgtgtgtgcagtacttTACGTCTCTGGCCTTGAGAGAGAGCAGCCAAGCCCTTGCCGCAcagagggtgagtgagtgagtgtgtgtgtgtgtgtacagttggTGAAATGTGTGTACAGTTAGTGAGATGCGTGTAGAGTCAGATCTGTGTAGAGGTGCTGGGTTGggttgggctgggctgggctgggttgggTTGGTTTGAGCGGtgttgggctgggctgggctggattGACGGCTCtacgtgctgtgtgtgtcctcctgcAGGGAGGTCTGTGGTGCTTTGGGGGGAACGGGCTGCCCTACGCCCAGAGTCTCACCTCCATCCCCTCCGAGAAGGTGGAGTCCTTCTGCCTGCAGGCTCTGGTGATGCACTCAAAGGTGAGGACTCCTATTACACTGAtgggcacaaaaacacactcacaccatcagGAACACCTACACTAGCATACTCATGCTAACACTCACATCATCAGGAACACCTACACTAACATACTCATGCTAACACTCACACCATCAGGAACGCCTACACTTACATACTCATGCTAACATActcatgctaacacacacaccatcaggaaCGCCTACACTAACATACTCATGCTAACACACATACCATCAGGAACACCTCTACACTAACATACTCACACCATCAGGATTACACCTACACTAACATACTCATGCTAACACTCACACCATCAGGAACGCCTACACTAACATACTCATGCTAACACTCACACCATCAGGAACACCTCTACACTAGCATACTCATGCTAACACTCACAACATCAGGAACACCTACACTAACATActcatgctaacacacacaccatcaggacgcctacactaacacacacacaccatcaggaaCACCTACTCTAGCATACTCATGCTAACACACTCACGCCATCAGGAACACCTACACTAACATACTCATGCTAACACTCACACCATCAGGATTACACCTACACTAACATACTCATGCTAACACTCACACCATCAGGAATGCCTACACTAACATActcatgctaacacacacaccatcaggaaCACCTCTACACTAGCATACTCATGCTAACACTCACACCATCAGGAACACCTACACTAACATACTcgtgctaacacacacaccatcaggaacgcctacactaacacacacacaccatcaggaaCACCTACACTGGCATACTCAtgctaacacactcacaccatcagGAAcacctacactaacacactcacaccatcagGAACGCCTACACTAGCATACTCAtgctaacacactcacaccatcagGATTACACCTACACTAACATACttatgctaacacacacaccatcaggattacacctacactaacacactcatgCTAACACTCACACCATCAGGATTACACCTACACTAACATActcatgctaacacacacaccatcaggatTACACCTACACTAACATActcatgctaacacacacaccatcaggaaCGCCTACAATAACATATTCATGCTAAGACACTCACACCATCAGGATTACACCTACACTAACATActcatgctaacacacacaccatcaggatTACACTTACACTAACATATTCACACCATCAGGAACACCTCTACACTAGCATAcgcatgctaacacacacaccatcaggattacacctacactaacacactcacaccatcagGAACGCCTACACTAACATActcatgctaacacacacacaccatcaggaaCGCCTACACTAACATACTCATGCTAACACTCACACCATCAGGATTACACCTACACTTACATATTTACACCATCAGGAACGCCTCTACACTAGCATActcatgctaacacacacaccatcaggaacgcctacactaacacactcacaccatcagGATTACACCTACACTAACATATTCACACCATCAGGAACACCTCTACACTAGCATACTCAtgctaacacactcacaccatcagGAAcacctacactaacacactcacaccatcagGAACCCCTACACTAGCATACTCAtgctaacacactcacaccatcagGATTACACCTACACTAACATActcatgctaacacacacaccatcaggatTACACTTAAACTAACACACTCATGCTAACACTCACACCATCAGGATTACACCTACACTAACATActcatgctaacacacacaccatcaggatTACACCTACACTAACATACTCATGCTAACACACtatagtgagagtgtgtgtgttccctgcaGGTCCCCAGTCACTGTGAGCACATCGTGGCCAATGGGGGGCTCCAGCTGCTGCAGAGAGTGTTCCAGTTCCGCTCCGACTCCCAGAAGATCCAGAGGAACATCGTACGCATCATCGGGAACCTGgcactcaacaacaacaaccatgcCGCCATAGTgcagtcaggtgtgtgtgtgtgtgtgtgtgtatctggcccttcaacaacaacaaccatgcCGATATAGTGCAGTcaggtgtgcgtgcgtgtgtgcgtgtctgtatttgcgtgtgtgtgtcggtgtctgtatttgcgtgcgtgtgtgtgtatgtgtgtgtgtctgtatttgcgtgtgtgcgtgtgggtgtgtctgtatttgcgtgcgtgtgggtgtgtctgtatttgcgtgcgcgtgtgtgtctgtatttgcgtgtgtgtgtgcgcatgtttatTATTGCCAAAACGCTGATGCCAATCGcatactgtctctctccctctactaaAACAGTTCAGCTGTTAATATTTAAAACAGTTCAGCTGTTAATATATTTTCCGGGATGCACGCCGGTCAAATTCAATCCACTCTACTAAAACAGTTCAGCTGTTAATATCGcatactgtctctctccctctactaaAACAGTTCAGCTGTTAATATCGCATACTGTCTCTCTACCTCTACTAAAACAGTTCAGCTGTTAATATCGCATCGcatactgtctctctccctctactaaAACAGTTCAGCTGTTAATATCGcatactgtctctctccctctactaaAACAGTTCAGCTGTTAATATTTAAAACAGTTCAGCTGTTAATATATTTTCCGGGATGCATGCCGGTCAAATTCAATCCACCATTCCCAGCAAGTGGATGGCTTAGCCGTTCTTGCAAAGGTGGTTTATTTCTCCTGTTCAGAATGTTCACAAAGGAGCAGGACAATAATACACATTTCATAAACAGTGCCAGTGCCATTGTATtcaacataaataataataataataacaataatacacatTTCATAAATAGTGCCAGTGCCATTGTATTCAACATAAATTAAAACTGCTCCATTACTGTACAATGGCGTGAACTCTAGGCCTGAAACCATGCCTCCCTGAGCCCACCCCAGACCCTGTATATCTAACTCTAGGCCTGAGCCCACCCCAGACCCTGTATGTCTAACTCTAGGCCTGAGCCCACCCCAGACCCTGTATTTCTAACTCTAGGCCTGAGCCCACCCCAGACCCTGTGAAACCATGCCCCCCTGAGCCCACCACAAGCTATGTACAGCTATGCACACTTTGCTGTCAGCAGTGATTTTGAaccttaaagggatattccaccatttggggaaatacattcattttccacctccccttgagttaaactgtcgagttttacctttccccagttcatccagccgttctctgagtctgacagtaacacttttagctccagctcattgaatcagattagaccgttagctTATAGCAGAAatgctaacggtctaatctgattcaatgtcCAGTCCCCCCACATCATGcaggatgttgttgttgttgttgttgtgttgtaaatttaggttgttgttgttgtgttgtaaacccaggttgttgttgttgttgttgttgtgttgtaaaTCCAGGttgtttctgttgttgttgtgttgtaaacccaggttgttgttgttgttgttgttgtgttgtaaaTCCAGGttgtttctgttgttgttgtgttgtaaatttaggttgttgttgttgttgttgttgtgttgtaaatccaggttgttgttgttgttgttgtgttgtaaacccaggttgttgttgttgttgttgttgtgttgtaaacccaggttgttgttgttgttgttgttgtgttgtaaaCCCAGGTTGGTTGACTGTTCTGGCTGAGATGGCCCAGTCCCCCCACATCATGCAGGCGTCACATGCTGCCCGTGCGCTGGCCAACCTGGACCGGGACGCCGTGGAGGAGAAGTACCAGGACGGGGTGTACGTGCTGCATCCGCAGGGCCGCACCAGGTGAGCCCATCAGAAtctaaccctgaccctaacccccccccagGACGCAGACGGAGGTCCATGTCAGGTGCTTAACACTGTAcacatttgtcatttttgtttcctgtgttgccatggcagccCCAGTCAGCCAGTGAAAGCAGACGTGCTCTTCGTGCATGGCCTCCTGGGGGCGGCCTTTAAGACCTGGAGGCAGAAGGACCTGGACCAATCAGAAGACGGCACTGGCCCAAGAGGGCGGGAGGACTACACCGAGTGTTGGCCAAAGGTGCTGTATCTCCCGCCCCCTCTGCTTTCTGACTGGTTCATTATTATGCAATTTCCAGGCACTGTCCATCTGATTGGTTGTTTACTCTCCTACAGTCATGGCTGGCCAGCGACTGCCCCTCCCTGCGTATTCTCTCGGTCGAGTACGACACCCACCTGAGTGACTGGAGAGCCAAATGTCCTGCTGAAAACCAGAGGTGCCCCAGCACAGTAGCACCAAGCCCAACACTATCACCAGCACAGTAGCACCAAGCCCAACACTATCAGGACCCCGCACAGTAGCACAGTA
Protein-coding sequences here:
- the serac1 gene encoding protein SERAC1, which encodes MSVAALRMIRCRRLTTAGPGVKRAVPWKDLRRVAHIKVTGAVVFGGCIFITYEVTSLSKAVTIDTQAILQEKHKSYIYLNSSSLTEPETLATGLTHRARRELHKAARRFLEISSKVFLRPLDEHLSHKDADPHECALWVLLKRTRSASRTERLQAVQDLAHNTHWQEYQYQTAAQALDQRTVVGLARTPHVDLRFFLPPPQLPQVDDGFSLEDGLRLLLASLPQSEVDVCVQYFTSLALRESSQALAAQRGGLWCFGGNGLPYAQSLTSIPSEKVESFCLQALVMHSKVPSHCEHIVANGGLQLLQRVFQFRSDSQKIQRNIVRIIGNLALNNNNHAAIVQSGWLTVLAEMAQSPHIMQASHAARALANLDRDAVEEKYQDGVYVLHPQGRTSPSQPVKADVLFVHGLLGAAFKTWRQKDLDQSEDGTGPRGREDYTECWPKSWLASDCPSLRILSVEYDTHLSDWRAKCPAENQRKSLAYRSGELLKKLKAAGIGDRPVVWVAHSMGGLLVKKMLLDASRDPDLQPLLKNTKGILFYSVPHHGTFMAEYSVNVRFLLFPSIEVRELCRDSPALKELNVNFLNIAKEREIKVLSFAETLPTTIGPMIKILVVPEQTADLGIGEIIQVDVDHLNICKPDKRDSFLYKRSLQFIQDALAIHNTQ